The following are from one region of the Streptococcus sp. 1643 genome:
- a CDS encoding DUF3278 domain-containing protein codes for MKKEDLTTRLLKLFFHIQGPFDECRQEMIYKACARALIQIVYSSLLLFLFYLLFGRFIELVRDAMPYLYFGLIFVLASRARLAVRNLHLDKDDPSEIHHKSYSKSQIKVRSWGVFISIQLGLFLLLIFHKLFVQHLPLDTFWDNLSQFDKMLPLLVLGLGIGAIFGTMTYAFLSEHEVKHSESGMHKENIEK; via the coding sequence ATGAAAAAAGAAGATCTCACCACTCGCTTACTCAAACTATTCTTTCACATACAAGGGCCTTTTGATGAATGCCGTCAAGAGATGATTTACAAGGCTTGTGCCCGTGCCTTGATCCAAATCGTTTACTCCTCCCTCCTACTCTTCTTGTTCTATCTCCTATTTGGACGCTTCATAGAGTTGGTTCGAGATGCCATGCCCTACCTCTATTTTGGACTTATCTTCGTCCTCGCATCTAGGGCGAGACTAGCAGTTCGCAACTTACATTTAGACAAGGATGACCCGTCCGAAATCCATCACAAAAGCTACAGCAAAAGCCAAATCAAAGTTCGTAGTTGGGGTGTATTCATCAGTATTCAGCTTGGTCTCTTCCTCTTACTAATCTTTCATAAACTCTTTGTTCAGCATCTTCCTCTCGACACCTTTTGGGACAATCTCTCCCAGTTCGATAAAATGCTCCCTTTACTAGTCTTGGGTTTAGGAATTGGAGCCATCTTTGGAACCATGACCTATGCCTTTTTATCGGAACACGAGGTGAAACACTCTGAATCAGGAATGCATAAGGAGAATATAGAAAAATGA
- a CDS encoding FRG domain-containing protein, giving the protein MGYTKEIDSLKDYIDFIGEYSSESNTELWYRGHRDDSWALRPNIFRDQILDMPADNKVHPIKYKNFINFKDEIIEFRNQFKYKKNYNSDFNLFHYTFIGQHYGLKTPALDWSTDPLVALYFALDNYEYIEDGPFPVIYVLHPNNLNEYSKLVHSNEGVDRNITKPLIVEELNDECFMEWFKDLNNTPFDFCPLAVRSNLDLQCHRISRQSGVFTLHEARHLKSPDWFARIPDFGIALKINPQKAVEIRKHLNSLNINEATIYGTGVDSKELSQIAKEIANKTEKI; this is encoded by the coding sequence ATGGGATATACAAAGGAAATAGATAGTTTAAAAGATTACATAGATTTTATTGGAGAATATAGTTCGGAATCTAATACGGAACTCTGGTATAGAGGGCATAGAGATGACTCTTGGGCTTTAAGACCTAATATTTTTAGAGATCAAATTTTAGATATGCCTGCTGATAATAAGGTTCACCCAATTAAGTATAAAAATTTTATAAATTTTAAAGATGAGATTATAGAATTTAGAAATCAATTTAAATATAAAAAAAATTATAACTCTGATTTCAATTTATTCCATTATACATTTATTGGTCAACATTATGGATTAAAAACACCTGCACTAGACTGGTCTACAGATCCTCTTGTAGCTTTATATTTTGCTTTAGATAACTATGAATATATTGAAGATGGCCCATTTCCAGTCATATATGTTTTACATCCTAATAATTTAAATGAATATTCAAAGTTGGTCCATTCGAATGAGGGTGTTGACCGTAATATTACTAAACCTCTAATTGTTGAGGAACTAAATGATGAGTGTTTCATGGAGTGGTTTAAGGATTTAAATAATACACCCTTCGATTTTTGCCCACTTGCAGTGAGAAGTAATCTGGATTTGCAGTGTCATAGAATTTCTAGACAATCTGGTGTCTTTACGCTTCATGAAGCTAGGCACTTAAAATCTCCCGATTGGTTTGCTAGAATTCCGGATTTTGGTATAGCACTTAAAATCAATCCCCAAAAAGCTGTAGAAATAAGAAAACATCTAAATTCATTAAACATTAATGAAGCTACAATTTATGGAACTGGAGTTGATAGTAAAGAGTTATCACAGATAGCAAAAGAAATTGCCAATAAAACTGAAAAAATATAG
- a CDS encoding DUF5960 family protein yields MTRKDLYENKLQMDYFSEAYIRFEEDFQKYSAMNVPLTFLIDDILRTMAMNQKNYFVLNKENAKDGREHRFYFRVVTEKECPRNRTYAYAGVENTDQHLYFA; encoded by the coding sequence ATGACTAGAAAAGACTTGTATGAAAACAAACTGCAGATGGATTATTTTTCAGAAGCCTATATTCGTTTTGAAGAAGATTTTCAAAAATACTCTGCCATGAATGTGCCACTGACTTTCTTGATCGATGATATCCTACGCACCATGGCGATGAATCAGAAGAACTACTTTGTTTTAAACAAGGAAAATGCCAAGGATGGGCGGGAGCATCGCTTTTATTTTAGGGTAGTGACGGAAAAAGAGTGTCCCAGAAATCGAACCTATGCATACGCTGGAGTCGAGAATACTGACCAACATCTCTATTTTGCTTGA
- the rsmH gene encoding 16S rRNA (cytosine(1402)-N(4))-methyltransferase RsmH — translation MTKEFHHVTVLLHETIDMLDVKPDGIYVDATLGGAGHSEYLLSKLSEKGHLYAFDQDQNAIDNAQKRLAPYIEKGMVTFIKDNFRHLQARLQEAGVQEIDGICYDLGVSSPQLDQRERGFSYKKDAPLDMRMNQEARLTAYEVVNHYDYHDLVRIFFKYGEDKFSKQIARKIEQAREVKPIETTTELAEIIKSAKPAKELKKKGHPAKQIFQAIRIEVNDELGAADESIQQAMDMLALDGRISVITFHSLEDRLTKQLFKEASTVEVPKGLPFIPDDLKPKMELVSRKPILPSAEELEANNRSHSAKLRVARKIHK, via the coding sequence ATGACAAAAGAATTTCATCATGTAACGGTCTTGCTTCATGAAACGATTGATATGCTTGACGTAAAACCTGACGGTATCTACGTTGATGCGACTTTGGGTGGAGCAGGCCATAGCGAATATTTATTAAGTAAATTGAGCGAAAAAGGGCATCTCTATGCTTTTGACCAGGACCAGAATGCCATTGATAATGCGCAAAAACGGTTGGCACCCTATATCGAAAAGGGGATGGTAACCTTTATCAAGGACAACTTCCGTCATTTGCAGGCACGATTGCAGGAGGCTGGTGTCCAGGAAATTGATGGAATTTGTTATGACTTGGGAGTGTCCAGTCCTCAGCTAGATCAGCGTGAACGTGGCTTTTCTTATAAAAAGGATGCGCCACTGGATATGCGGATGAATCAGGAAGCTCGTCTGACGGCCTATGAGGTGGTCAATCATTATGACTATCATGACTTGGTTCGGATCTTTTTCAAGTATGGTGAGGATAAATTCTCTAAACAGATAGCTCGTAAGATTGAGCAAGCGCGTGAGGTGAAACCCATTGAGACAACGACGGAGTTGGCAGAGATTATCAAGTCGGCCAAGCCTGCCAAGGAGCTCAAGAAAAAGGGGCACCCTGCCAAGCAGATTTTTCAGGCTATCCGAATCGAAGTCAATGATGAGCTGGGCGCTGCAGATGAATCTATCCAGCAGGCCATGGACATGCTGGCTCTGGATGGTAGAATCTCGGTCATTACCTTCCATTCGCTGGAAGACCGCTTGACCAAGCAATTATTCAAGGAAGCTTCAACAGTGGAAGTTCCCAAAGGCTTGCCCTTCATTCCAGATGACCTTAAGCCTAAGATGGAATTGGTATCCCGCAAGCCAATCTTGCCAAGTGCCGAAGAGCTAGAAGCCAACAATCGTTCGCATTCAGCCAAGTTGCGCGTGGCTAGAAAAATTCACAAGTAA
- a CDS encoding helix-turn-helix transcriptional regulator: MNRVKEFRKELGISQLELAKDIGVSRQTINMIENDKYNPTLELCLNLARSLQTDLNSLFWEDDF, from the coding sequence ATGAATCGTGTCAAAGAATTCCGCAAGGAACTGGGCATTTCCCAGCTCGAGCTCGCCAAAGATATCGGTGTCTCGAGACAGACCATCAACATGATTGAAAACGACAAGTACAATCCAACCCTGGAACTCTGTCTCAATCTTGCCCGCAGCCTCCAAACTGACCTCAACAGTCTCTTTTGGGAAGACGATTTTTAA
- a CDS encoding XRE family transcriptional regulator — translation MYQPEKLKARRKELKLTQKEIAEELGISFQAYSAWERGIKEPSKEKVAQLENILKVEKGYFTQIEIVRLYNSLSKQEKDKVVLYARNLAQEEQTQKVATMPERLYEYRVYERMSAGIGASVYDDQNFDTVYFNEELAHDFASWVAGDSMEPKYQNGSVALIRETGFDYDGAVYAVVCNNQTYIKRVYREEDGLRLVSINPKYKDIFISYEEDPRIVGIIVGNFVPMEG, via the coding sequence ATGTACCAACCAGAAAAACTCAAGGCTCGGAGAAAAGAGTTAAAATTGACACAGAAGGAAATTGCAGAGGAATTAGGGATTAGTTTTCAGGCTTACTCGGCTTGGGAACGTGGAATTAAGGAACCATCCAAGGAGAAGGTTGCCCAGCTAGAGAACATTTTAAAAGTAGAAAAAGGGTATTTTACTCAGATTGAGATTGTTCGTCTCTACAATAGCCTCTCCAAGCAAGAGAAGGACAAGGTTGTGCTCTATGCTCGCAATCTGGCTCAAGAAGAACAAACTCAGAAGGTGGCGACCATGCCAGAGCGCCTCTACGAGTACCGTGTCTATGAACGTATGTCAGCAGGGATCGGGGCTTCGGTCTACGATGATCAGAATTTTGATACGGTCTACTTTAACGAGGAGTTGGCCCATGATTTTGCGTCCTGGGTAGCTGGGGACTCTATGGAACCAAAATATCAAAATGGTTCAGTGGCTCTGATTCGGGAGACAGGATTTGACTATGATGGGGCAGTTTATGCAGTGGTCTGTAACAACCAGACCTATATTAAGCGGGTCTATCGGGAGGAAGATGGCCTGCGTCTGGTCTCTATCAATCCCAAATATAAGGATATTTTCATTTCCTATGAGGAAGATCCTCGGATTGTGGGGATTATCGTTGGGAACTTTGTGCCGATGGAGGGCTAG
- a CDS encoding glutathione peroxidase, with amino-acid sequence MTSVYDFSVLNQNNQATPLESYRGKVLLIVNTATGCGLTPQYQGLQELYERYQDKDFEILDFPCNQFMGQAPGSAEEINSFCSLHYQTTFPRFAKIKVNGKEADPLYVWLKDQKSGPLGKRIEWNFAKFLIGRDGQVLERFSSKTDPQTIQESLQKIL; translated from the coding sequence ATGACCAGTGTATATGATTTTTCTGTTTTGAACCAAAATAACCAAGCAACTCCCCTGGAGAGCTATCGTGGCAAAGTTCTCTTGATTGTCAACACTGCTACTGGATGTGGTTTAACGCCCCAGTACCAGGGGCTTCAAGAACTCTATGAACGCTATCAAGATAAGGACTTTGAAATCCTAGATTTCCCTTGCAATCAGTTCATGGGACAAGCACCTGGCAGCGCAGAGGAAATCAATAGTTTCTGTAGCCTACACTATCAGACAACTTTCCCTCGCTTTGCCAAGATTAAGGTCAACGGCAAGGAGGCTGATCCTCTTTATGTTTGGCTAAAAGACCAGAAGTCTGGCCCGCTAGGAAAACGAATCGAATGGAATTTTGCTAAGTTTCTCATTGGCCGAGATGGGCAAGTCCTTGAGCGCTTCTCTTCCAAAACAGACCCCCAAACCATCCAAGAGTCTCTCCAAAAAATACTCTAA
- a CDS encoding serine/threonine-protein kinase, protein MINSDFYKRLAKIFCGDETELFTYKSGSQLVSFFNTHFHTQDSYGQGFPTRWIYVNDKLLDFSSRGIINSFFNLILSKQYLLTERQISEVDAIEHQQKIINELDKICSVYSLKLSRKGNEFYLVEIDLDLVEIGKGGFADIYFQKSTGLVVKKLNEESVRRQSLRSRLKREYEITKSCSDIESIIRVFDFDSSNCSYTMEKADDTLGNYIEASELTEDSKLNILRQILYTMSLVHQRDVLHRDLSPTNVFFVDGIIKIADFGLGKNLNTLTSHQTMDTTSFGQLFYCAPEQLSLLKDADKRSDVYSLGRIINFVMTKNPNIFSHSLRSVSEKATNLEPDYRYQDATEMLNALNAWLSIRSGETFKKTIWEKIDHGIFDDDIENYIYEMTARELCRACIKKSDVFIESLMVFMKLDDAHSIYIIQTIHSNYEQYLKRFEDADPFASLSYRILKGQFSFNVKEVAAQILHYVAYEVGRFSAQRKVDNLIENGIEPLIESILER, encoded by the coding sequence TTGATCAATTCAGATTTTTACAAAAGACTAGCAAAGATATTCTGTGGAGATGAGACAGAGCTGTTTACTTATAAATCAGGGTCTCAGCTAGTTTCTTTTTTCAATACCCATTTCCATACTCAAGATAGTTATGGTCAGGGTTTTCCTACAAGATGGATATATGTGAATGACAAGCTGTTGGACTTTTCATCTAGAGGCATTATCAATTCATTTTTCAACCTTATACTCAGCAAACAATATCTTTTAACAGAGCGTCAGATAAGTGAAGTGGATGCTATAGAGCATCAGCAGAAAATAATAAATGAATTAGATAAAATTTGTTCTGTTTATTCTTTAAAACTCTCAAGAAAAGGAAATGAATTTTATTTAGTAGAAATTGATTTAGATTTAGTTGAGATTGGAAAGGGTGGCTTTGCTGATATTTATTTCCAAAAATCTACAGGATTAGTGGTAAAAAAACTAAATGAGGAATCTGTGAGACGACAATCGTTGAGAAGTAGATTAAAAAGAGAGTATGAAATAACTAAGTCTTGTTCGGATATTGAGAGTATTATTCGAGTATTTGATTTCGATAGTAGTAATTGTTCATACACAATGGAAAAAGCCGATGATACATTGGGAAATTATATTGAAGCAAGTGAGCTGACAGAGGATTCTAAACTCAATATATTGCGTCAAATACTTTATACTATGTCTCTTGTCCACCAAAGAGATGTTCTACATAGAGACTTGAGTCCAACCAATGTTTTCTTCGTGGATGGGATAATTAAGATTGCTGATTTTGGATTAGGAAAAAACCTAAATACTCTGACTTCTCATCAAACAATGGATACAACTTCTTTTGGTCAACTATTTTATTGCGCACCAGAGCAACTATCGCTCTTAAAAGATGCAGATAAACGAAGTGATGTGTATTCACTGGGGCGTATTATTAATTTTGTTATGACTAAAAATCCTAATATTTTTTCACATTCTCTTCGTTCTGTTAGTGAAAAAGCTACGAATTTAGAACCTGATTATAGGTATCAAGACGCTACTGAAATGCTGAATGCATTAAATGCTTGGCTGAGCATTAGAAGTGGCGAAACTTTTAAGAAAACTATATGGGAAAAAATTGATCACGGTATTTTTGATGATGACATAGAAAACTATATTTACGAAATGACAGCAAGAGAGTTATGTCGAGCATGCATCAAAAAAAGTGATGTTTTTATTGAAAGCTTAATGGTCTTTATGAAGTTAGATGATGCGCACTCGATTTATATCATTCAGACGATTCATTCTAACTACGAGCAATATTTGAAACGATTTGAAGATGCAGATCCTTTCGCCTCTCTTTCTTATAGAATTTTAAAGGGACAATTTTCATTCAATGTTAAAGAAGTGGCTGCTCAGATTTTACACTATGTAGCCTATGAAGTTGGGCGCTTTTCTGCTCAGCGTAAGGTAGATAATTTGATTGAAAATGGGATTGAACCATTGATTGAGTCAATATTAGAAAGATAG
- a CDS encoding DNA methyltransferase codes for MDIKQQKKNAQAFIKRWENRGNERQDSQSFWLDLLQSVYGIEKPTEYIRFENTVKIDKTSFIDGFIDATKVLIEQKGSHKDLNKAIKQSDGTYLTPFQQAKRYATDLPYSQRPRWIVTCNFKEFYVYDMEQPNGEPKVIKLADLDKEAYRLEFLIDKTNEHLEREMKVSIEAGEIVGEIYEGLLKQYINPDSPDSLHAINQLVVRLVFCLYAEDAGIFGHHMMFHDYLARFSSRDFRRGLIDLFSILDTPIEERDPYLDEELLAFPYVNGGMFAENRLEIPNFTDELRELILEHASSSFDWSEISPTIFGAVFESTLNPETRRSGGMHYTSIENIHKVIDPLFLDELRDELNEIRQFKQFKTVEQRAKQFQSKLSSLTFFDPACGSGNFLTETYISLRRLENEAIKLYMGDTVALDLGQDLVKVKLNQFYGIEINDFAVSVAKTALWIAESQMLEETKDIVFANIDFLPLKSYTNIVEGNALGVDWDTVVPKDRLSYIIGNPPFLGARNMGDNQKKSVQAIFSTLSKNDVQMMDYVTCWFKKAAEFIFETGIQVALVSTNSIVQGAQVPILWKLLFEEYQIQINFAYQTFKWTSDSLQQAAVHCVIIGFSQVNNPEKKLFTNSGFIKVKNISPYLTETSNVLIESRNKPISNVPQMKFGNQPRDGGNFIFSDDEYQELIKNNPQLSKWFRPYIGANEFINNINRWCIWLKHASPVEIRNNKFIYDRVNAVREFRESSNAKTTQGYAKVPHLFAQLTQPDGAPYIIIPRVTSERRRYIPIGFMSPNEVSSDAVQIIPNASLYDFGILTSNVHMAWMRTVAGRLKSDYRYSAKIVYNNFPWPEVTEVQKDKISKTAQAILDARALYPDSSLADLYDELTMPVELRRAHQANDKAVMEAYDMTKIVDGKRTWLTESETVARLFEMYEEIIQKTN; via the coding sequence ATGGATATCAAGCAACAGAAGAAAAATGCCCAGGCGTTTATTAAACGTTGGGAAAATCGTGGGAACGAGCGACAAGATAGCCAATCTTTTTGGCTTGATCTACTTCAGTCAGTATATGGGATTGAAAAACCTACAGAATACATAAGATTTGAAAATACAGTTAAGATTGACAAAACAAGTTTTATTGATGGTTTTATTGATGCGACAAAGGTTTTGATTGAACAAAAGGGTTCTCACAAGGACTTAAATAAAGCTATTAAACAGTCTGATGGTACTTATCTAACACCATTTCAACAAGCTAAACGATATGCCACAGATTTACCGTATTCTCAAAGACCCCGTTGGATTGTAACATGTAATTTTAAAGAGTTTTATGTCTATGATATGGAACAACCAAACGGTGAACCCAAGGTCATTAAACTAGCTGACCTGGATAAAGAAGCCTATCGTCTAGAATTTCTGATAGATAAGACAAATGAACACCTAGAACGTGAGATGAAGGTTTCTATTGAGGCTGGAGAAATCGTTGGAGAGATTTACGAGGGGCTGCTTAAGCAGTATATCAATCCTGATAGTCCAGATAGTCTTCATGCGATTAACCAACTTGTTGTGCGTCTAGTATTCTGTCTTTATGCTGAAGATGCGGGAATTTTTGGACATCACATGATGTTTCATGATTACCTGGCTCGTTTTAGCAGCCGTGACTTCCGACGAGGGTTAATTGACCTTTTCTCTATCTTAGATACTCCGATTGAAGAACGAGATCCGTACTTGGATGAGGAGCTTCTTGCTTTTCCTTACGTTAATGGAGGGATGTTTGCTGAGAATAGGCTAGAAATTCCAAACTTTACGGATGAACTACGTGAGTTAATTTTGGAGCATGCTTCATCTAGCTTTGACTGGTCTGAAATTAGTCCTACGATTTTTGGAGCAGTATTTGAGTCTACACTCAACCCAGAAACACGTCGAAGCGGTGGTATGCACTATACCTCCATTGAAAACATCCATAAAGTAATTGATCCACTCTTCCTGGATGAACTAAGAGATGAATTGAATGAGATACGTCAATTCAAGCAATTTAAAACGGTTGAACAAAGAGCTAAACAGTTTCAGTCAAAGCTATCTAGTCTGACATTCTTTGACCCAGCTTGTGGTTCAGGTAACTTCCTTACAGAAACTTATATATCCCTAAGACGTTTAGAAAATGAAGCTATTAAGCTTTATATGGGGGATACAGTAGCATTAGACTTAGGTCAAGACCTTGTTAAAGTGAAATTAAATCAATTTTATGGTATCGAGATCAATGACTTTGCGGTTTCTGTTGCTAAAACGGCCCTCTGGATTGCAGAAAGCCAGATGCTGGAAGAAACTAAAGATATTGTGTTTGCGAATATTGATTTCTTGCCACTTAAGTCTTATACAAATATTGTTGAAGGAAATGCTTTAGGAGTCGACTGGGATACGGTAGTACCTAAAGATAGACTGAGCTATATTATTGGTAATCCCCCGTTTTTAGGAGCGAGAAATATGGGCGATAATCAAAAAAAATCTGTTCAAGCTATTTTTTCAACTCTCAGTAAGAATGATGTACAAATGATGGATTATGTAACGTGTTGGTTTAAAAAAGCAGCTGAATTTATTTTTGAAACTGGTATACAAGTTGCTTTGGTATCAACGAATTCAATAGTCCAAGGGGCACAAGTCCCAATTCTTTGGAAGCTACTTTTTGAAGAATATCAAATACAAATTAACTTTGCTTATCAGACATTTAAGTGGACAAGTGATTCATTACAGCAAGCAGCGGTACATTGTGTTATTATCGGATTCTCCCAAGTCAATAACCCTGAAAAAAAACTATTCACAAATTCTGGCTTTATTAAGGTGAAAAATATAAGTCCTTATTTAACTGAGACAAGTAACGTATTGATTGAAAGTAGAAATAAACCAATTAGCAATGTCCCTCAAATGAAGTTCGGCAATCAACCACGGGATGGTGGTAATTTTATTTTTTCTGATGATGAATACCAGGAACTTATTAAAAACAACCCACAATTGTCGAAGTGGTTTAGACCGTATATCGGAGCAAATGAATTTATCAATAACATAAATCGATGGTGTATTTGGTTAAAACATGCCTCTCCAGTAGAAATTCGAAACAATAAATTTATATATGATCGTGTTAATGCTGTAAGGGAGTTTAGAGAATCATCAAATGCTAAAACAACTCAAGGTTATGCTAAAGTACCACATCTTTTTGCTCAGCTAACACAACCTGATGGTGCTCCGTATATCATCATTCCTCGAGTAACTTCTGAAAGGCGTCGTTATATTCCCATAGGCTTTATGTCCCCAAATGAAGTTTCAAGTGATGCAGTCCAAATAATTCCCAACGCTTCTCTCTACGATTTTGGTATTCTAACCTCTAATGTCCATATGGCTTGGATGCGTACGGTTGCTGGGCGTCTTAAATCTGATTATCGTTATTCAGCCAAGATAGTCTACAACAATTTCCCTTGGCCGGAAGTGACGGAAGTTCAAAAAGATAAGATTTCTAAGACTGCTCAAGCCATTCTCGATGCACGTGCGCTATATCCAGATAGCTCATTGGCAGATCTCTATGATGAGTTAACCATGCCAGTCGAACTTAGACGAGCTCACCAGGCTAACGATAAAGCTGTCATGGAAGCTTATGACATGACAAAAATCGTAGATGGTAAGAGAACTTGGTTAACTGAAAGTGAGACAGTTGCACGATTATTTGAGATGTATGAAGAAATTATACAAAAAACCAATTAA
- the ftsL gene encoding cell division protein FtsL, with protein MAERIEKTSQLLQTKFKGFSRVEKAFYVSIAATMIILAISVVFMQTKLLQVQNELTKVNAQIEEKKTELDDAKQEVNELIRSERLKEIANSKDLQLNNENIRAAE; from the coding sequence ATGGCAGAAAGAATCGAAAAAACAAGCCAGTTATTGCAAACGAAGTTTAAAGGTTTTTCACGTGTGGAAAAGGCCTTCTATGTTTCGATTGCTGCAACAATGATTATCCTGGCAATTAGCGTTGTGTTTATGCAGACCAAGCTATTACAAGTTCAGAATGAATTGACCAAGGTCAATGCTCAAATCGAAGAAAAGAAAACAGAGCTAGACGATGCCAAGCAAGAGGTCAATGAATTGATTCGTTCAGAACGTTTGAAAGAAATTGCAAACTCCAAGGATTTGCAGCTGAATAACGAAAATATCCGAGCAGCGGAGTAA
- a CDS encoding Y-family DNA polymerase encodes MGYFDYSREPKSDIAFVDMKSFYASVECVKRGLHPLKTSLCVMSRADNSTGLILASSPMFKKIFGKSNVGRAYDLPFDIKTRKFSYYNARKQGLPTDSDYVRYIEDWAQVTLVVPPRMDEYIAVNMEIQRIFQNYGSPDDIYPYSIDEGFIDLTSSLNYFIPDKSLSRRDKLDMLSARIQRDIWRQTGIYSTVGMSNANPLLAKLALDNEAKHTPTMRANWSYQDVEEKVWAIPKMTDFWGIGRRMEKRLHALEIFSIRELATSNPDQLQKALGQAGLRLWFHANGIDESNVHRPYKAKSKGFGNSQILPRDYVKLRDIEIILREMAEQVAIRLRRAGKKTTLVSIYVGFSKQEVRSSIHTQMKVEPTNNTAVLTDHVLKLFHNKYTSGAVRSVGVNYSGFVDESFGLISLFDDVDKLEKEERLQTAIDAIREQFGFTSLLKANALEEASRSLARSKLIGGHSAGGLDGLK; translated from the coding sequence ATGGGCTACTTTGATTATTCCAGAGAGCCCAAAAGTGACATTGCCTTTGTCGATATGAAATCCTTTTATGCCAGTGTCGAGTGTGTGAAAAGGGGCTTGCATCCTCTGAAGACCTCGCTTTGTGTCATGAGTCGCGCGGATAATTCTACCGGCCTTATCCTAGCTTCCTCTCCCATGTTTAAGAAGATTTTTGGCAAGTCAAATGTTGGGCGTGCCTATGATCTGCCTTTTGATATCAAAACGCGCAAATTTTCTTATTACAATGCTCGAAAGCAAGGCTTGCCTACTGACTCAGACTATGTTCGCTACATCGAAGATTGGGCTCAAGTGACTTTGGTTGTGCCTCCTAGGATGGATGAGTACATCGCAGTCAATATGGAAATCCAGCGAATCTTTCAAAACTATGGCAGTCCAGATGATATTTATCCCTACTCTATTGATGAAGGTTTTATCGATCTGACTAGTTCGCTCAACTATTTTATCCCAGACAAGAGTCTCTCTCGCAGAGACAAGCTGGATATGCTTTCTGCTCGTATACAGAGGGATATTTGGAGGCAGACAGGGATCTACTCTACGGTGGGTATGTCCAATGCCAATCCCTTACTGGCCAAGTTGGCTCTGGATAATGAGGCCAAGCACACTCCGACCATGAGGGCCAACTGGTCTTACCAGGATGTGGAAGAGAAGGTTTGGGCCATTCCCAAGATGACGGACTTTTGGGGGATTGGCAGGCGGATGGAGAAACGCTTGCATGCTCTGGAGATTTTTTCCATCAGAGAATTGGCCACCAGTAATCCAGACCAGCTACAGAAAGCTCTCGGTCAGGCTGGCCTGCGTTTGTGGTTTCATGCTAACGGGATTGATGAGAGCAATGTTCACAGGCCCTATAAAGCCAAGTCCAAAGGGTTTGGGAATTCTCAAATCTTGCCGAGAGACTACGTAAAGCTACGGGATATCGAAATTATTCTCCGAGAAATGGCGGAGCAGGTGGCTATTAGACTGAGAAGGGCTGGCAAGAAAACAACCCTTGTCTCTATCTATGTTGGTTTCTCTAAGCAGGAGGTCAGGTCGTCTATTCACACACAAATGAAGGTCGAACCGACTAATAATACTGCTGTTTTAACAGACCACGTTTTGAAGCTATTTCATAATAAATACACTTCTGGAGCGGTCAGAAGTGTCGGAGTCAACTATTCAGGATTTGTGGACGAGTCCTTTGGCTTAATCTCCCTCTTTGATGATGTTGACAAGTTAGAAAAAGAAGAAAGGCTCCAGACGGCTATTGATGCCATTCGGGAACAATTTGGTTTTACCTCCCTCTTAAAGGCCAATGCACTGGAAGAAGCCTCTAGGAGTCTTGCCAGAAGCAAGCTGATTGGGGGGCATTCTGCTGGAGGATTAGATGGACTAAAATGA
- a CDS encoding DUF3278 domain-containing protein gives MKKETLTDKLIKRTYGISGPLDEHKRREADRIGNQVFIVLFYLMIFGNLIPFVLAYKYPQIVAIGYPLVVFGISMMAALYVVSQTKKTGITAIDPEMLSKKESKQLHFPGLKAGLIYGIAIFFIMPLIDTLTSENPNFISSLLNSKHILKTILGAFFFGLMMQIIVSLRIQKAKKDQEDD, from the coding sequence ATGAAAAAAGAAACTCTCACTGACAAACTCATCAAACGCACATATGGCATTTCTGGCCCCCTTGACGAACACAAACGGCGCGAGGCCGATCGTATCGGGAATCAGGTCTTTATCGTTCTCTTTTATCTCATGATATTTGGCAACCTCATTCCCTTTGTCCTTGCTTATAAATACCCACAAATTGTCGCTATCGGCTATCCTCTCGTGGTGTTTGGCATTTCGATGATGGCTGCCCTCTATGTGGTCTCTCAAACCAAGAAAACGGGCATCACAGCTATTGATCCCGAAATGTTAAGTAAGAAAGAAAGTAAACAACTGCATTTTCCTGGTCTAAAAGCGGGCCTAATCTATGGAATAGCGATATTTTTTATAATGCCACTCATCGATACCCTAACCAGTGAAAATCCAAATTTCATCAGTTCTCTTCTGAATTCAAAACATATTTTAAAAACGATACTGGGAGCGTTCTTTTTTGGACTGATGATGCAAATTATCGTCTCTCTTCGCATTCAAAAAGCAAAGAAAGACCAAGAAGACGACTAG